Within the Longimicrobiaceae bacterium genome, the region CCTGCGCCGCCGCTCCATTGCACGCACGGGGCCGAAGATGCGCACCCGCTCGAGCCGCCCGCTCCGAGCGGCACTCCGCCGCGTGGTCCTGGCCACGCATCCTACGTCTATCCCCTTACGCGTACGGCGGATGCGCAGATCGCACACGCTTCGTCGTATCGGCTTCCAACCAATGATCACTTTCCTCCGAGCCGCGATCCTGAACATCGAAGCTTCCGGCAGTGTGCACCGGGACGAAGCGCATACGCACCAAACCAGGGCGGCGCCCCATCATCCATCCTCACGATGATCGCGCGTCGTAGGGTCTGCGCGAAGGGCGGACGCTTGACCTCGCGGCAATCGGCGGCAATCATGTGCCATCCCGCGCGGGCGGTGGAGGAGCGCCGGCGCAACGACCCGTCACGCGAGGAGGGCTGCATGCGGAAGCTGAGGCTGGACATGGATGCGCTAGTGGTGGAGACGTTCGAGACCGCGGCCGTGCGCTACGGCACGGGCACCGTGCACGGCGCGAGAGTGGCGGTGCTCGGCTACGGCAGCGGCGACAGCGACTGCGGCAACTGCCACTCCGACGACCCGTGCACCGGCATCCCCATCGACACCTGCACCTGCGGCTGCGGCGACGTGCTCATGCCCGCCCAGCCCGCGGGCGTCGCCGAGGCATCCGGCTGCGCCGCGACCTCGCCATGCACCTGCATCCCCATCGAGACCTGCTCCTGCTCGCCAGGCTACTACTGAGCCCGGCAGACGCCAGCACGCCCGGGCAGGAATGGGCAGCGTGGTGGAGCACAAAAGAGAAGACCCGCACGGCCAGTGGCCGCGCGGGTCGTTTCCATCGTGTACTGTAGTGCGCTCCGCAGCGGCCAGGCCGACGTTACCGCGAGCCGCTACGCTGCCGGAGCACCGGCTTGGACCGCGTTCATCACCGAATTCGGCGGGATTGCCTCGAGTTGCTCCAGCAATTCGTGGAAGTTCCAGATGTTGTGTCCCGCCGTGAGCTGCCCGTCCCGAATACGTACGAAGCCGGCACCGTCCACCTCGCCAGTGTGACCGTTCCGGTGTGTGGCCTTCAGCCGGCAACGGTACGCGGCCCGATCACCCTCCGAGATCACCTCTTCGACGGTTACGTAGAGGGCGGGAAAGCCTGCGAGGAAAGCTTGGTGGAACTGCTTGAACGCCTCGCGGCCATGCGTTGGCGCAGGCAATCCGAACGCCTCGACCTCATCGGCCATCATCTCGTCGATCGCCTCTCCGCGCCGCTGGTTCCACACCTCGTCGAACCACCGGCGGATCAACGCCTCGTGCTGTTCCGACATGGTGAACCTCCGCTCCGGTGCGTGGAAGTGTCGCTGCCGATCCGTACCCGCCTACGAGCCCACCAGCGCATCCACCCGCTTCGCGCTGAATCCCGCCGTCGCGTGCTCGCCCTTCACGATCACGGGGCGGGTGACGAAGGTGTACTCCTCCCTCATCAGCTTCACCATCTCGTCTTCGGAGAGCTCGCGCTCGTGGAGGCCCAGGGCGCGGTACTTCATGGCGCGCTTGGA harbors:
- a CDS encoding nuclear transport factor 2 family protein — encoded protein: MSEQHEALIRRWFDEVWNQRRGEAIDEMMADEVEAFGLPAPTHGREAFKQFHQAFLAGFPALYVTVEEVISEGDRAAYRCRLKATHRNGHTGEVDGAGFVRIRDGQLTAGHNIWNFHELLEQLEAIPPNSVMNAVQAGAPAA